From Hydra vulgaris chromosome 15, alternate assembly HydraT2T_AEP, one genomic window encodes:
- the LOC105844228 gene encoding histamine H2 receptor: protein MDEVWLIITIVIDIAVIAANSGEITLLIKKWRNLDRIEHLLLSLSIADLIAGIAMTCQDIKQLVHVVRDNKFQMNETDAIIFDNLFVFCVLVSNFHVISIAVERLTAVVFPMKYSLFTTFKCKAITICFVWCFSIVSTGVIASSFKYKSQPASENLRYLTCAGILLFACISVFMIYTVLFCALVIREREMNKMLPQETRKYLRDKRTTLFCLLIGVTFVVCILPPTLGYFRLYHPIQNLFYTLNHLLNPFIYFAKSLYEKRARSRSAIKYRIQTTNEFVT, encoded by the coding sequence ATGGATGAAGTATGGCTTATAATTACAATTGTAATAGACATTGCTGTTATAGCTGCAAACTCTGGCGAAATAACgcttttaataaagaaatggcGCAACTTAGATCGAATAGAACATTTACTTCTCAGTTTATCTATAGCCGATTTGATTGCCGGAATAGCAATGACTTGTCAAGATATAAAACAACTAGTTCATGTTGTACGCGACAACAAATTCCAAATGAATGAAACAGATGCAATAATATTTGACAACTTGTTTGTATTTTGTGTTCTTGTTTCAAACTTTCATGTAATATCCATAGCAGTGGAAAGATTAACAGCGGTTGTATTTCCAATGAAATACTCCTTATTTACAACATTTAAGTGTAAGGCTATTACTATATGTTTTGTATGGTGTTTTTCTATTGTTAGCACTGGAGTAATAGCTTCaagttttaaatacaaaagtcAACCTGCTAGTGAAAATTTACGCTACCTAACATGCGCTGGAATATTACTATTTGCTTGTATATCAGTGTTTATGATCTACACTGTTTTGTTTTGTGCGTTAGTTATTCGCGAGAGAGAAATGAACAAAATGCTTCCTCAAGAGACAAGAAAGTACTTGCGCGATAAACGAACAACActgttttgtttacttattgGAGTGACGTTTGTAGTGTGCATTTTGCCTCCAACACTTGGATATTTTAGGCTATACCACCCGATCCAAAACttgttttatacattaaatCACTTATTGAATCCGTTCATTTATTTTGCTAAATCTTTATACGAAAAGAGAGCGCGAAGTCGCTCCGCAATAAAATATCGCATCCAAACTACTAATGAATTTGTTACCTAG